CTGCTGAACTTGGCGGATACGCACGATGTTGGTATGATTATCATGGGATGCCGGGGGCTGAGCAATTATAAAGAGCTAACGTTAGGCAGTGTTAGCTCCGAAGTAATCCGTCGATCATCACGTCCTGTCGTCATCGTAAAATAAAAGCAGATTACCCCATACGAGAAAAGGATGACAAAACCATGTATAAAAAACTCTGCTGCTACTGTTTAAAAGTAAGTATGACTACCGACCATGTGGCTACCGGCGAATGGCAGTGCACACACTGTGGTCGCGATATTACCCATATTCCAGCCGTGTCGTATGAAGACGAGTTCTCAAAAGAGTATCTGACCAACCTTGTATCGTATAAAAAAGAAGCACCCGTGTAATACACCGCTCCGCCCCGCCTATTCTTCTGATAAGGCGGGCGGCTTTTTATTCTGCGCCTCCCATGTACGCTGCAATTCATCGACCGTATCCTGCCACGTCTGGCTCTGTCGTAACACAGCCAGCATCTTCTGTACATCTTCTTCTCCAAGACCTGACGCCAATGCCATATCTTCCATGAAATCAGACGCTGTAATCTTTTCACCCCATTGCACTTTATCCCGATAACGCCCCATCACATCTGAAATATGGCTCCGTGTATCTTCGGCAAGCGCATATGCATCAGCAAATCCTTCAAATGAATAGTATGGATGCTGCATCTTTATCTACTCCCTTCCTCGTTTTCCTCGTATAAGGTATAGTGTGAGATAAGGCGTATAGCAATATGTACAATGCACAAAAAAGGGCTGCTGGCGTGTACGAAACGCCAACAGCCCTTTCTGCAATACTTATGATATCTTTACAGCTTCTCCACTTCTACACGGGTCGAGAAGAATGTCGCGCCCCCGCCCATATCAGCAAGCCTGCTTGGTGTTAATACATTAACAAGCTGCTTCGTATTCGGATCGTCCGCCCACAGTCCCTGGCTAACAGCCACACCCGGCAGTACATGATCGGCAACAAACGCAGTCAACTCACATTCGCCACGGTGATTATAGACACGAATCTTCTCACCATCCGCAATGCCTCGCTTTTCCGCCTCCTCTACATGCAGATGAAGACGCGGAGTTTTTTCCATCGTTACATGCTTGGCATTGTTAGAAAACGTTGAGTTCAAGAAGTTATGATTCGGCGCGGATACGAACAATAAAGGGAATGTCTCCTCTTCTTGGATTGGTTCATATGTGGGAAGCGGCGGGAGCCCCTCCCTCTCCATGCGTGCCGCATACAATTCAATCTTCCCGCTCGGTGTTCCGAGTTCCCCTGGAAACACCGGCTGCTTACTGAGATCAACCTTTAAGAAGTGCTGTTCCTGCAGTGCTTCATACGTAATGCCTTCAAGATATGGATTGGCCTCACTATCGAGCATCTGACGAATCATCTCTTCATCCGTCTCCTTTAATGCCGGCTCTGCAAAACCCATTGCGTCTGCCAGCAAGCGGAATACCTCGATATTCGGCTTACTCTCTCCATATGGTGCAAGAACCGGCTTGTGCAAGTGCACGTATAGATGCCAGTAAGACGTGTACAGATCCATGTTCTCGAAGGCTGACGTAGCCGGCAGCACGATATCAGCATAGCGTGCTGTTTCCGTCATAAACAAATCGTGGACGACTGTAAATAAGTCCTCACGCGCGAATCCTTCTCTCACCTTATTCCCGTTCGGTGCAACAACAACCGGATTGCTGTTATAGACAAAGAGCGAATATAGAGGCGGATCAAGCTCTGTCAGCGCTTCACCAATCTGATTCATATTAACGGAGCGTGTTCTCTCTTTAAGTAAATCAGGACGCTGCAATGCCGTAAAATTCACCGCAGCATACGCACTATTGCCCTTGATTGCGCCCCCGCCACGCACATGCCACTGCCCAGTTAAGGCAGGGAGACAGGAGACTGTTCGGACAAACATACCGCCATTGTCATGATGCTGCGGCCCATTGCCGATGCGAATAAAGGATGGCGATGTCTCGCCATACATGCGAGCCAACTTATAAATATCCTCTACCGGTACCTTCGTAATGGCAGATACCGTAACAGGATCATATTGTTTGACATGCTCTCGCAATTCTTCATAACCTACCGTATAGTCAGCAAGAAACGCTTCATCTACCAAATTTTCTGTAAATAACACATGCATCATCCCAAGAGCAAGCGCCGTATCTGTACCCGGCAGAATCGGTATGAACCAATCCGCCCACCGGCCTGTCTGGTTTTTATGTACATCGATAACGATGACTTTGGCCCCCCGCTTGCGTGCCTGCTGTGCCAATGCAACCTGATGCATATTCGTACTAACCGCATTGCAGCCCCAGAAGATAAATAACTCCGTATCCACGGTCTCTTCCGGATCTGTACCGAAGCTTCCGCCCATTGTATACGCATAACCAACTGTTCCAGCAGACGTACAGATGGTACGTTCTAGCTGGCTGGCACCTAAATGGTTGAAGAAGCGACGATCCATTCCTTCGACATTCAAAATGCCCATATTGCCATAGAAGCTGTATGGCATGATACTTTCTGCGCCATGCTCCGCGATGATCGTCTTCCACCTTGCTGCAATCGTTTTGATTGCTTCCTCCCACGTGATGCGCTCGAACTTTCCTTCGCCTTTAGCACCTACGCGTTTCATCGGGTAGGCAAGACGCTTAGGATCATGAATACGTGCCGGCATATTCCGCACCTTGTTGCAAATGGCCCCCTGCGTCACCGGATGTGTAGGATCGCCCTCGATCTTAACAATTTTTCCATCCTTCTTGTGAACAAGCAAACCACACGTATCCGGGCAATCGAGCGAGCATACGGAAGGGAAAATACCATCCTTTTGTGCAACATATGAAGTCATATTTCTCACCTCTGCTTTTATACTAATAACACCACCAAAAACTCTGCTATAGACAAACTCTGCACAAAAAAGCCTGCATTTGATAGTACTACTGTAAATCAAATACAGGCTTTTGTCACCGGTCAAACGGGTAAAGTGTCTATTTCAGTTGTATTTTGTACTATTTACTTACCACCGCATGTCCGCCAAACTCATTACGCAAGGCGGCAACAACCTTACCGTGGAACGTGTCATCTTCAAGCGAGCGGAACCGCATAAATTGTGACATGGCAATAACCGGAGCGCTTGCCTGCAGTTCCATCGCAGTCTCTACAGTCCAGATGCCCTCTCCCGATGAATGCATCACCCCTTTAATGTGATCAAGATGCGGCTGCTTCGAGAATGCATTCTGCATCAACTCCATCAGCCAACTGCGGATCACTGAACCGTGATTCCATACCTTTGCCACCGCTTCATAATCGTAATCAAATTGGCTCTTATCAAGAATTTCAAAACCTTCGCCAATTGCCTGCATCATCCCATATTCAATACCATTGTGCACCATTTTTAAGAAATGTCCACTTCCTGCGGCCCCTGTTTTAAGAAAGCCGTTCGGAAGCGAAATGCTTTCAAATAATGGAGTAATATGTTCAAGCGCCTCCGGGTCGCCTCCGACCATCGTACATACGCCATGACGCGCACCATCCGTGCCGCCGCTTGTCCCGCAATCGACAAAGCGAATGCCTTTTTCTTTAAGCTGCGCATAACGAACGAGCGTGTGCTTATAATTCGAATTTCCCGCATCGATAAGAATGTCACCAGCCTCAAGCAGCCCGCCCATCTCTTGTATCACTTGGCTTGTAATTTCACCGGCCGGAACCAGCATAATAACGGTACGCGGCGCTTCGAGCTGCTTGATGAGGGCGGACAGCGAATCAACACCGATAGCCCCCGCTTCCGTAATGCTTTGTACATGTTCACGTATAGCATCATATGCGACAACGTCATGTTCGTGATCTAGCATGTTCAAGGCCAGATTGTACCCCATTTTCCCAAGTCCGATTAATCCTACTTTCATTGTCTGTCACTCCTTCTGTGTATCTGATCTTCTTATGCTAACCTAACATCTTACGCTGAAAAGCGGCGATGCTTTCGTATTCATCTTCAAGCTTGCGCATAATGCGCAAATAGATAGGCAAAAGCTCTCTATAGATGCCTGCATGCTCCGGGTTCGGTACATGGTGATGCGTTGCCCCCACCATCTCAGCCGCTACATTAAGCGTATCCACCTCACCAAGCGCATACATCCCAAGAACAACCGCACCTAAACAGGAGCTCTCGTAGTCTTTTGGCACATATACATCCTGATGAAAAATATCAGCCATCATCTGCCGCCACAGCGAAGAACGAGAAAAGCCTCCTGTTGCTTGAATCTGCTTTGGTGCAAGGATACGTTCTTTAAGCGCCAGAAAAACCGTATACAGGTTAAAAATTACGCCTTCAAGCACGGCACGAATCATATGTTCTTTCTTATGATGCAGCGTCAGACCAAAAAACGAGCCGCGGGCGTTCGCGTTCCAGAGCGGCGCACGTTCTCCTGCAAGGTACGGGTGAAAAAGCAGACCGTCAGCGCCGGGACGGACATTTTCTGCGATCCGGGTCAGCACTTCATATGAGCTAATTCCCAGCCGCTTAGCTGTCTCAACCTCAGATGCAGCCAGCTCATCCCGTACCCATCGCAAGGTCATTCCCCCATTGTTAACAGGACCGCCAATCACCCAATGCCGCTCAGTTAAGGCATAACAGAATATCCGTCCTTTCGGATCGGTAATCGGCTTATCGACAATCGTGCGAATCGCACCGCTTGTCCCGATCGTTACCGCTACGATGCCGGTCTCAACGGCCCCTACTCCTACATTAGACAGCACACCGTCACTTGCACCGATAATGAAAGGAGTCTCGGCACCAAGCCCCGTCTCTTCGGCCGCCCATGCATCAAGCCCACGCATACAATGAGTGGTCGGAACGGGCATGGACAACTGCTCTGCTGTAATGCCGGCCAGGGCCAATGCTTCTTCGTCCCAATTCAGTTCTTCAAGATTGAACAGCCCCGTTGCTGATGCAATGGAGTAATCGATCACATATTGTTTGAATAGCTGATAGTATACATACTCTTTAATAGAAATAAATTTTGCTGCCCGCTTAAACACATTAGGCCATTCGTCGCGAAGCCATGCGATCTTAACGAGCGGTGACATCGGATGAATCGGCGTTCCGGTACGACGATAAATCTCCTGTCCATTCCGCTCTTCCTTAATCATCTCCGCCCAAGCTGTACTGCGGTTATCCGCCCATGTAATGCAACGGGTAATCGCCTGGTGCGATTCATCCACCGCAATGACGCTGTGCATAGCAGAACTAAATGAAACGAAGCGAATCTGCGCCGGAGCAGCACCGCTACGCCGTATAATTTGTTTGAGCACCTCAAGAACAGCTCTATAAATCACATCAGGGTCTTGTTCTGCTGTAGACGGCGTCGGCGTATGCAGCGGATACTCTACGGCATGTTTTGTCAGCGCCTGCCCCTTCTCTGAGAACAGAACAGCTTTTGTACTTGTTGTTCCAATATCAATACCGATACAGTAGCTCCTACTCACAAGGCTGCCTCCTTACTTTTGTTCCCTTCACTTATACCACAAGATCAAGCAGTACAATAAAGAACAGCGCCAAAATGGAAAGAATCGTCTCCATCATTGTCCGCTGTAAGGATGTTCTTTCACTATATAAAATTTTCTTTCATATTTGCTATAAAAAAAGCAGATTTTTAACCTGCCCGCTGGGACGGCTTGCGGATAAGGTGTTTAATAGCGCTTCATTGTAATGGATTCTCTGATTTTATGTAGATTCGCAAGCGTCGGCTCCTGTTATTTGGCTGCTGTCCATTCTCCACGGCTTCCTCCTACGATTTATGCTTATTCTTCTCGTACTATTCTACATATAACCTCTAGACAGGAAAACACCCCCCTTCAAACGGGGATACAGGAGGGTTCAAAAGCGATTAAAAGATGGGGGGAACGGGTAAAAATGGGTAGCAGCAGGGACATGACGGATAGAGCGATATTGAAGTGAAGGAGGAGAACAATGAATACGCAACCATTCGTACACATTGTCGACGAAATGTACCAGGTAGAGCACATTGTCCGCTACCTAAAAGAAAAAGGCTATCAAAAAGATGACATCTATATCATGATGCGTAGTGAAAAGCAGCAGATCAAGATCGCTAAAGAAACTGAAATGACACCGCTCTCGCTTGATAAAAGCTTCTGGGACGAGCTAACAAGCTTCTACGCTACCCGTGAAAAAGAGATGGCTGATCATCTTGTCCGTCTCGGCGTCCCTGAAGAGGATGCCAATCGCTATGTTGCCGAGCTGGCTCAGGACTACCGCAAAATTCTTTTGTTGGCCAAAACAAAAGAAGCCGATGAGAAAAGCCTGCGTGAATACATTGCCACCCTTGGCTCATAATCCTATCACACAACAATGCCGTATCAGTTACATCGTAACCAATACGGCATTATTCTGTGTTTCAAGCTATTGATTAGCTGTGCTTCTTCTGAAAATCGTTCATAAACTCACTCAGCGCTTTGCAGCTCTCATACGGAACCGCATTATATGTGGATGCACGGCAGCCGCCTACGGAGCGGTGGCCATTCAATCCGACAAATCCGGCCTGTTTTGCTTCAACTAGGAACTGCTTTTCCAGCTCTTCTGAAGCGAGACGGAATGTAATATTCATAAGGGAACGGCTCTCTTTTTCCGCATGTCCCTTGTAGAAGCCTTGGCTTTGGTCGATCGCATCATAGATCAAACCGGCTTTTTCCTGGTTTTTCTTCTCAACAGCCGCAAGTCCTCCCTGCTCCTTCGCCCATTCAAGCACCAGGCCCAGCATGTAAATACCAAAGGTTGGCGGCGTATTATAAAGCGAATTGTTTTTGACATGCGTATCGTAGCGCAGCATGGTCGGTACGTTCGCCGTATTGGCCCGCTCTAGCATATCCGGACGAAGAATCGCTACCGTAACACCGGAAGGCCCTAGATTCTTCTGCGCTCCCGCGTAAATCATCGCAAACTGGCTCGCATCGATCTGATGAGACAGAATATCGCTTGACATATCAGCGATCAAAGGCACATCGCCTGTATCGGGGAACGTAAACCACTCGGTACCAAAAATTGTGTTATTGGATGTGACATGAATATAGGCGGTATCGTCTTTATATTTTAACTCATCAAGCGTTGGAATCCGGTTATAGTTCGTATCTTTAGTTGATGCCACTTCATATGTGTCACCGATCATTTTCGCTTCTTTCAGCGCCTTCTCCGACCAAGCCCCTGTCATGACATAGCCTGCTTTCTTACCTTGTGGCAGGAAGTTCATCGGAATGGTGGCAAATTGTGTGCTGGCACCACCCTGCAGGAATAGAACATGGTACT
This is a stretch of genomic DNA from Aneurinibacillus sp. REN35. It encodes these proteins:
- the serC gene encoding 3-phosphoserine/phosphohydroxythreonine transaminase — its product is MLKQAQRAYNFNAGPSALPLAVLEKAQQELIDFRGTGMSVMELSHRSAAYEGVHNQAIASLKELLNIPEEYHVLFLQGGASTQFATIPMNFLPQGKKAGYVMTGAWSEKALKEAKMIGDTYEVASTKDTNYNRIPTLDELKYKDDTAYIHVTSNNTIFGTEWFTFPDTGDVPLIADMSSDILSHQIDASQFAMIYAGAQKNLGPSGVTVAILRPDMLERANTANVPTMLRYDTHVKNNSLYNTPPTFGIYMLGLVLEWAKEQGGLAAVEKKNQEKAGLIYDAIDQSQGFYKGHAEKESRSLMNITFRLASEELEKQFLVEAKQAGFVGLNGHRSVGGCRASTYNAVPYESCKALSEFMNDFQKKHS
- the gnd gene encoding phosphogluconate dehydrogenase (NAD(+)-dependent, decarboxylating) yields the protein MKVGLIGLGKMGYNLALNMLDHEHDVVAYDAIREHVQSITEAGAIGVDSLSALIKQLEAPRTVIMLVPAGEITSQVIQEMGGLLEAGDILIDAGNSNYKHTLVRYAQLKEKGIRFVDCGTSGGTDGARHGVCTMVGGDPEALEHITPLFESISLPNGFLKTGAAGSGHFLKMVHNGIEYGMMQAIGEGFEILDKSQFDYDYEAVAKVWNHGSVIRSWLMELMQNAFSKQPHLDHIKGVMHSSGEGIWTVETAMELQASAPVIAMSQFMRFRSLEDDTFHGKVVAALRNEFGGHAVVSK
- a CDS encoding general stress protein; this translates as MNTQPFVHIVDEMYQVEHIVRYLKEKGYQKDDIYIMMRSEKQQIKIAKETEMTPLSLDKSFWDELTSFYATREKEMADHLVRLGVPEEDANRYVAELAQDYRKILLLAKTKEADEKSLREYIATLGS
- the gntK gene encoding gluconokinase; its protein translation is MSRSYCIGIDIGTTSTKAVLFSEKGQALTKHAVEYPLHTPTPSTAEQDPDVIYRAVLEVLKQIIRRSGAAPAQIRFVSFSSAMHSVIAVDESHQAITRCITWADNRSTAWAEMIKEERNGQEIYRRTGTPIHPMSPLVKIAWLRDEWPNVFKRAAKFISIKEYVYYQLFKQYVIDYSIASATGLFNLEELNWDEEALALAGITAEQLSMPVPTTHCMRGLDAWAAEETGLGAETPFIIGASDGVLSNVGVGAVETGIVAVTIGTSGAIRTIVDKPITDPKGRIFCYALTERHWVIGGPVNNGGMTLRWVRDELAASEVETAKRLGISSYEVLTRIAENVRPGADGLLFHPYLAGERAPLWNANARGSFFGLTLHHKKEHMIRAVLEGVIFNLYTVFLALKERILAPKQIQATGGFSRSSLWRQMMADIFHQDVYVPKDYESSCLGAVVLGMYALGEVDTLNVAAEMVGATHHHVPNPEHAGIYRELLPIYLRIMRKLEDEYESIAAFQRKMLG
- a CDS encoding molybdopterin-containing oxidoreductase family protein, coding for MTSYVAQKDGIFPSVCSLDCPDTCGLLVHKKDGKIVKIEGDPTHPVTQGAICNKVRNMPARIHDPKRLAYPMKRVGAKGEGKFERITWEEAIKTIAARWKTIIAEHGAESIMPYSFYGNMGILNVEGMDRRFFNHLGASQLERTICTSAGTVGYAYTMGGSFGTDPEETVDTELFIFWGCNAVSTNMHQVALAQQARKRGAKVIVIDVHKNQTGRWADWFIPILPGTDTALALGMMHVLFTENLVDEAFLADYTVGYEELREHVKQYDPVTVSAITKVPVEDIYKLARMYGETSPSFIRIGNGPQHHDNGGMFVRTVSCLPALTGQWHVRGGGAIKGNSAYAAVNFTALQRPDLLKERTRSVNMNQIGEALTELDPPLYSLFVYNSNPVVVAPNGNKVREGFAREDLFTVVHDLFMTETARYADIVLPATSAFENMDLYTSYWHLYVHLHKPVLAPYGESKPNIEVFRLLADAMGFAEPALKETDEEMIRQMLDSEANPYLEGITYEALQEQHFLKVDLSKQPVFPGELGTPSGKIELYAARMEREGLPPLPTYEPIQEEETFPLLFVSAPNHNFLNSTFSNNAKHVTMEKTPRLHLHVEEAEKRGIADGEKIRVYNHRGECELTAFVADHVLPGVAVSQGLWADDPNTKQLVNVLTPSRLADMGGGATFFSTRVEVEKL